The bacterium genome segment CTCGAGCGCATGGACCCCGCGCTCGAGGAGGCGGCACGGATGGGTCGCGCGGGCCCGTGGGGCGTGTTCCGCGAGATCACCGTGCCCGTGATGCTCCCGGGCGTCCTGGCGGGCGCGCTGCTGCTCCTGATGTCCCTGTTGGGGGACTTCGGAATTCCGGTGGTGATCGGCTTTCCGGTTCGGTACTTCGTGCTCACCACTCGCATCTACGCCACGATCCTGAACTTCGACCAACCCGACAATCTCAACGTGGCCGCCGCGCTCTCGATGTGGCTGGTGGTCATCGCCGGGGTGCTCCTGGCGGTGCAGCGGCGGCTCCAGCGTCGGAACGTGTTCGCGGTCGTCGGCGGTCAGGCCGGCGGCCAGTCGCTCGTCACGCTGGGACGCTGGCGCTACCCGGTCGCGGTGGGCCTCGGCGCGCTGGCGGTCGTGAGCATCGTGCTGCCGCTCGCCGCGATTCTCCTGACGTCGCTCGTCCGGGCGTACGGGTTGCCGCCGGCGCTGGCAAACTTGACGCTGGCGCACTACGCGGAAGTGATGACGGGCGTGCCCAAGGTGCAGCGGGCGCTCGCCAACAGCCTCGGCCTCGCGGCCGGCTCGGCGACACTGATTCTCGGCCTGGCAGTCGGGATCGGCTACATCTTGACGCGGACGCGGGTACGCGGTGGTGCGGTGCTGGACCTGGTGATCACCATCCCGTACGCGATCCCCGGCACGGTTGTCGCGCTCGGCATGATCCTGGCGTATCTGCGGCCCGTGCCGCTGGTCGGAATACGCTTGTACGACACCCTCTGGATCATTCTCCTCGCCTACGTGGCGCGCTTCCTGGCGGTGGGCGTGCGGACGGTGCTCGCCGGCCTGGCTCAGGTGCAGGGGACGCTCGAGGAGGCGGCCCGCGTCAGCGGCGCCGGGCCGCTCGACGCGTTCCTCAGCATCGT includes the following:
- a CDS encoding iron ABC transporter permease, whose product is MAIAARVGRGTGALGWARAGLVALVAAAAVALGALVVYPACVLVAHSFLAAGRPSLAHYARIAVDPQVYAVLWNSLVVSVAATTGGTVLGVALAWLISRTDVPGRAAWRTILLLPYMIPPFIGAIAWVYLLSPVGYLNRLWMAITGSSEPLVVVYGPGGIIGVMILYGYPIVFLAALGVLERMDPALEEAARMGRAGPWGVFREITVPVMLPGVLAGALLLLMSLLGDFGIPVVIGFPVRYFVLTTRIYATILNFDQPDNLNVAAALSMWLVVIAGVLLAVQRRLQRRNVFAVVGGQAGGQSLVTLGRWRYPVAVGLGALAVVSIVLPLAAILLTSLVRAYGLPPALANLTLAHYAEVMTGVPKVQRALANSLGLAAGSATLILGLAVGIGYILTRTRVRGGAVLDLVITIPYAIPGTVVALGMILAYLRPVPLVGIRLYDTLWIILLAYVARFLAVGVRTVLAGLAQVQGTLEEAARVSGAGPLDAFLSIVVPIIRPSLGAGWILAFIPAVAELTLSILLFSVGNETLGVVIFGLNDEGKIALTAALAFLVTMLLLAVNLASRAVLRGAAGATRG